The Alistipes finegoldii DSM 17242 DNA segment AGCGCGGGGGCTGTTCTCCGGATCAAAAATCGAAAGGGAATACATGTATAAGAAAGGCATCTATAAGATTCTTGCGAACGAGCCGCTGACGGCCTCGGTGTGGCGCATGGTGCTGGAGGGCGATACCGAGTGGATCGTCCGTCCGGGACAGTTCGTCAATATCGCGCTCGAAGGCCGCTACCTGCGCCGTCCGATTTCGGTGTGCGACTGCGATGCACGGACCCTCACGCTCATCTATAAGGTCGTGGGCGGAGGTACGGAGCAGATGAGCCGCATGGCGGCGGGCGCGGAGCTGGACCTGCTGACGGGACTCGGCAACGGCTTCGACACCTCCAACGATGCGCGGCGGCCCCTGCTGGTGGGCGGCGGCGTAGGCGTGCCTCCGCTCTACAAGCTGGCCAAAGCGCTGCTGGCGGAGGGCAAAC contains these protein-coding regions:
- a CDS encoding dihydroorotate dehydrogenase electron transfer subunit; this encodes MYKKGIYKILANEPLTASVWRMVLEGDTEWIVRPGQFVNIALEGRYLRRPISVCDCDARTLTLIYKVVGGGTEQMSRMAAGAELDLLTGLGNGFDTSNDARRPLLVGGGVGVPPLYKLAKALLAEGKPVSVVLGFNTADEVFYADEFRALGCDVHVATADGSAGTKGFVTTAIAGDGIDFDYFYACGPLPMLRALCDSVAQDGQLSFEERMGCGFGACMGCSCKTKYGNKRICKEGPVLTKGEIIW